From the genome of Candidatus Nanopelagicales bacterium, one region includes:
- a CDS encoding HAD hydrolase family protein, translating to MAGFIRVVATDFDGTLSTHGRRPEPEVLAARAQVRSAGVTVLLVTGRILSELVEDFPDVDEHVDAIVAENGAVLRHRGEDRPLTAPLDPVLPEALRTAGIPFRQGRVLLATWSEHAVAVLREIRVLGLDAQLVYNRAALMVLPAGVTKGTGVYEALGELGISHHSALGIGDAENDHPLLDVCEIGVAVGNAVPALKRHADVVLDRPAGDGVRDLLDGPLLQGTGRVHSGRWRLVLGTGPDGTPVELPSSQVNLLVCGESGAGKSAVAGLLAERLTALHYSVLLVDPEGDHGGLARLRGVVAVDARDGLPAPDRIVQRCAHRFSSVVLDLSSLSPAETRDYLPHLIAAVHDARRETGLPHWLFLDEAQSLADHSAQLADRALSGDRGCCLVTWQPGSLAPEVLAATDAVVVVPLAGWASAETLHAAAAVSGAPADEIGRRLSRLSPQQVLLAAAPEYGGVVPVTVPQPVSGYVRHRHKYATQQVRTDRRFHFRDGRDRPAGTAGSMRQLCDVLRDCEASVIRHHAEGGDLARWIRGVFRDRVLADQVAEVERAVAAGHLPPDTARDRLVTAVAARYPA from the coding sequence ATGGCGGGATTCATCCGGGTCGTCGCGACCGACTTCGACGGCACCCTGAGCACCCACGGCCGACGTCCCGAACCCGAGGTCTTGGCGGCGCGCGCCCAGGTCCGCTCGGCGGGAGTCACGGTCCTGCTGGTCACCGGGCGGATCCTGTCCGAACTGGTCGAGGACTTCCCGGATGTGGACGAGCACGTCGACGCCATCGTCGCGGAGAACGGCGCGGTCCTGCGCCACCGCGGCGAGGACCGCCCACTGACCGCCCCGCTGGACCCGGTGCTGCCCGAGGCCCTGCGCACCGCGGGCATCCCCTTCCGGCAGGGGCGGGTGCTGCTGGCCACCTGGTCCGAGCACGCCGTCGCGGTGCTCCGGGAGATCCGCGTCCTGGGCCTGGACGCGCAGCTGGTCTACAACCGCGCCGCCCTCATGGTCCTCCCCGCGGGGGTCACCAAGGGCACCGGCGTCTACGAGGCCCTCGGCGAACTGGGCATCTCGCACCACAGTGCGCTGGGGATCGGCGACGCCGAGAACGACCACCCGCTGCTCGACGTCTGCGAGATCGGTGTCGCCGTCGGCAACGCGGTTCCCGCGCTCAAGCGGCACGCGGACGTCGTTCTCGACCGCCCCGCCGGCGACGGCGTCCGGGACCTGCTCGACGGCCCGCTGCTGCAGGGCACGGGACGGGTGCACTCCGGCCGGTGGCGCCTGGTGCTGGGGACCGGTCCCGACGGCACCCCCGTGGAACTGCCGTCCTCGCAGGTCAACCTGCTGGTGTGCGGCGAGTCCGGGGCCGGCAAGAGCGCGGTCGCGGGTCTGCTGGCGGAGCGCCTCACCGCGCTGCACTACTCGGTCCTGCTCGTCGACCCGGAGGGCGACCACGGCGGACTGGCCCGGCTGCGCGGCGTGGTCGCCGTCGACGCCCGGGACGGGCTGCCGGCCCCGGACCGCATCGTCCAGCGCTGCGCGCACCGCTTCTCCAGCGTCGTGCTCGACCTGTCCTCGCTCAGCCCGGCCGAGACCCGCGACTACCTGCCGCACCTGATCGCCGCGGTCCACGACGCGCGACGCGAGACCGGGCTGCCGCACTGGCTGTTCCTGGACGAGGCGCAGTCCCTGGCCGACCACAGCGCGCAGCTCGCCGACAGGGCCCTGTCCGGGGACCGCGGCTGCTGCCTGGTCACCTGGCAGCCCGGCTCCCTCGCCCCGGAGGTCCTGGCCGCGACCGACGCCGTCGTGGTCGTGCCGCTGGCCGGCTGGGCGTCCGCCGAGACGCTCCACGCCGCCGCCGCCGTCTCCGGTGCCCCCGCCGACGAGATCGGCCGCCGGCTGTCGCGGCTGTCGCCGCAGCAGGTGCTGCTCGCGGCAGCCCCCGAGTACGGAGGAGTCGTGCCCGTGACCGTGCCCCAGCCGGTCAGCGGCTACGTACGGCACCGGCACAAGTACGCCACCCAGCAGGTCCGCACCGACCGGCGCTTCCACTTCCGCGACGGCCGGGACCGGCCCGCCGGGACGGCCGGGAGCATGCGCCAGCTGTGCGACGTGCTGCGCGACTGCGAGGCGAGCGTGATCCGGCACCACGCCGAGGGCGGGGACCTGGCCCGGTGGATCCGCGGCGTGTTCCGCGACCGGGTGCTCGCCGACCAGGTGGCCGAGGTCGAGCGGGCGGTGGCAGCCGGGCATCTTCCGCCCGACACGGCCCGGGACCGGCTGGTCACGGCCGTCGCGGCGCGCTACCCGGCGTAG